One Pseudorhodoplanes sinuspersici DNA segment encodes these proteins:
- a CDS encoding ABC transporter ATP-binding protein, which produces MKNLVIRNLSKTYFDLYAGTNVTAVHNVSLDVQQGEFVSIVGPSGCGKTTILNMIAGFIPHTGGEILLDGRPVNGPGPDRGVVFQSFALFPWRTVLENVAFGPKMRGVGKVQREKIAHEYLALAKLTEAAGRYPAELSGGMQQRVGVVRALANEPDVLLMDEPFASVDAQTRMTLQEELTRIWQEKRPTVIFITHDVSEAVFLANRVVALSKGRVLEEIAVDLPRPRSWEALNDDARFKELTGRVLQLVRSA; this is translated from the coding sequence GTGAAGAATCTAGTCATCCGCAATCTGTCGAAGACATACTTCGACCTCTATGCCGGCACCAACGTCACCGCCGTGCACAATGTATCGCTGGACGTGCAGCAGGGCGAATTCGTCTCCATCGTGGGGCCGTCAGGGTGCGGCAAGACCACGATCCTCAATATGATCGCAGGGTTTATTCCACACACAGGCGGCGAGATCCTACTAGATGGGCGGCCGGTGAATGGTCCAGGGCCTGACCGCGGCGTGGTGTTTCAATCGTTCGCGTTGTTCCCATGGAGGACCGTGCTTGAGAACGTTGCCTTTGGCCCAAAGATGCGCGGCGTCGGCAAAGTCCAGCGCGAGAAGATTGCGCATGAGTATCTGGCACTTGCCAAACTGACCGAGGCAGCAGGGCGCTATCCTGCAGAGCTGTCGGGCGGCATGCAGCAGCGTGTAGGGGTGGTCCGCGCGCTGGCGAACGAACCAGATGTGCTGCTGATGGACGAGCCTTTCGCCAGCGTCGACGCTCAGACGCGCATGACGCTGCAGGAAGAGCTTACCCGCATATGGCAGGAGAAGCGTCCCACCGTCATTTTCATCACTCATGATGTTTCAGAAGCCGTCTTTCTAGCCAACCGGGTGGTGGCGCTGTCAAAGGGACGCGTGCTCGAAGAGATTGCAGTGGACTTACCCCGGCCGCGCTCGTGGGAGGCGCTGAACGATGATGCACGGTTTAAGGAACTGACGGGTCGGGTGCTTCAACTCGTGCGGTCGGCCTGA